From Vagococcus jeotgali, one genomic window encodes:
- a CDS encoding ABC transporter permease: MGADTMSTIASIITQTLVYSTPLVFTALGGTFSERGGVVNVGLEGIMVMGAFSSVVFNLTFASTFGVWTPWLALLVGGFVGMLLSVLHAVATINLRADHIISGTVINMLAPALAIFLVKVLYGKGQTDQVVETFGYWKVPGLSKIPFIGPLLFEKTSAPAFVAILFAIIAWFVIYKTRFGLRLRSVGENPQAADTLGINVYGMKYAGVLISGFLGGIGGAVFAQTISGRFAITTISGQGFISMAAMIFGKWNPLGAMGAALFFGFAQNLSIVGDSLPIISSIPKVYLESAPYALTIIVLVLFFGRSKGPKAIGKTYIKSK, from the coding sequence ATGGGTGCAGATACAATGTCAACAATTGCTTCGATTATTACACAAACACTGGTTTACTCAACTCCTCTAGTCTTTACAGCACTTGGTGGAACGTTCTCTGAGCGTGGTGGAGTTGTTAACGTTGGTTTAGAAGGTATCATGGTAATGGGTGCTTTTAGTTCAGTCGTATTTAACTTAACATTTGCAAGTACATTTGGTGTATGGACCCCGTGGCTTGCTTTACTTGTTGGTGGATTCGTTGGTATGTTACTATCTGTTCTACATGCGGTAGCGACAATTAACTTGCGTGCAGATCATATCATTAGTGGTACAGTTATCAACATGTTAGCACCAGCTTTAGCAATTTTCTTAGTTAAAGTGTTGTACGGAAAAGGTCAAACGGATCAAGTTGTTGAAACGTTTGGTTATTGGAAAGTTCCTGGGTTAAGTAAAATCCCATTTATTGGTCCTTTATTATTTGAGAAGACATCAGCTCCAGCTTTTGTAGCGATTCTGTTTGCTATTATTGCTTGGTTTGTTATCTATAAAACACGTTTTGGTTTGAGATTACGTTCAGTAGGTGAGAATCCTCAAGCTGCTGATACGTTAGGAATTAATGTTTACGGTATGAAATATGCTGGTGTGTTAATTTCTGGCTTCTTAGGTGGTATTGGTGGTGCGGTATTTGCTCAAACAATTTCTGGACGATTCGCTATTACAACGATCTCTGGTCAAGGTTTCATCTCGATGGCTGCGATGATCTTTGGTAAGTGGAATCCTCTTGGCGCTATGGGAGCAGCCCTATTCTTTGGTTTTGCACAAAACTTAAGTATTGTAGGAGACAGCTTACCAATTATTTCAAGTATTCCAAAAGTTTACTTAGAAAGTGCACCATATGCATTAACAATTATCGTTTTAGTATTGTTCTTTGGACGCTCTAAAGGACCTAAAGCAATTGGTAAAACATATATTAAATCTAAATAA